The following DNA comes from Halobacillus litoralis.
TGCCAGTTTAGTAGAAACACAGACAGGTGAATGGTATATAGCTCATTTGTGTGCCCGGCCGGTAAAAGAGCAGAAGTGCATGCTTGGCCGCGAAACAGCCTTGCAGAAATGTTACTGGTCAGAGGACGGATGGCTGAGGGTGGAAGGCGGTCCGCAGCCGCAAACCGAAATCAAGGCTCCAGGGCTGACACCTGCTCCGGTACCAGGAGAAGATCCGCACGATGACTTCACTGATTCTTCATTGAACCTGCACTGGAACTCCCTGCGTATTCCTTTTTCAGAGGATTGGCTGTCGCTGACAGAGCGCCCTGATCACCTCAGGTTGAAAGGACAGGAGTCGATGAGTTCTCTTCACAGACAGAGCTTGGTGGCGAGAAGGTTGGAAAGTCTTGATGTAGAAGTGGAGACGAGTCTCGATTTTCAACCAGAACATTTCCAACAGATGGCGGGGCTGATTTTTTATTATGATACAAGCGATTATATCTATTTAAGAACCACCCATGATGAAAACGCAGGTAAGGTCCTTGGCGTCATCCAGTCTAAGCATGGGCAGTATGATGAACTTTTGAATGAGGAGATTCCATTGCCGGATCAATCCCATTATTATTTGAAAGCACGAATGAATGGGGAGTGGCTGACATTTTTCTATTCCCTTGATGGTCGCACATGGGCAACACTCATCAGTGAGATCGACGCGAGTCATTTATCTGACGATGATGCGAATTTAATTCGATTTACAGGGACTTTTGTCGGGATGTGTGCCCAGGATTTAAGCGGAACGAAGAAACCGGCTGACTTTGATTATTTCACTTATAAGAAGATTCCAGAGACAGCTCAAAAGGCGGCTATGGCGGAAAATACAAGCAGAAACACGTAAGGAAAATCTTTTTTGTCAGAATAGTAAGACTTGACTGTAAGATTCGCAGGTTATATATTGTATGTAATGTAAGTGGTTACACACTTTCACTTTATTTAAGGAGACAGAAGATGCCGATCATACAATCTGTAGACAGAGCATTCAAAATCCTGGATTTGTTTGATGAGTTGAATCCAGAATTGAAAATCTCTGAAATCAGCACGAAACTCAGTTTGAATAAAAGCACCGTCCACTCCCTGCTGAAAACGTTGAAAGAGCACGATTACGTGAAGCAGGATGCGGACACAGGAAAGTATAGTCTCGGCATGAAGATCGTTGAGCGTTCAAACTTCCTGATGAACAGCATGGATGTCCGGTCGATTGCGAAACCATCCTTGGTGGAGCTGTCCATGGATACAAGTCTTGCCGTTCATTTGGTGATTCTGGATGGTCAGTCAGGTGTCTATATTGATAAAGTCGACAGCCCTACGGCTATCATCGGCTATTCCCGCGTCGGCCGTCGTGTCCCGGTTCATTCCAGTGCCGTCGGGAAAGTATTGCTCGCCTATCAGCAGGAAGAAGCCAGAAATGAGATTCTGAAGGATTATCATTACAAAAAACAAACAGATAAAACCATTACGAACGATGAGGATTTTCAATCGGAGCTTACAAAAGTGCTTGCAAATGGTTATGCGATCGACGACGAAGAAAATGAGCCTGGAATCACCTGTTTAGCCATTCCGCTTTACGATCATTCAGGCAAAGTTATGGCAGCGGTCAGCATATCTGCTCCATCTACGCGTTTTGCGGGAGATCAAATCCATCCGATCATTTATAGGCTGAAACAGACGGGTGCGGCGATTTCCAAGAAACTAGGTTATACATCTACTTTATCTCATGCATAAGGTAGATTATATTTTAGCCTACATTTCAGAACGGTGTTTTATATTATAAAACGGAGGCGATGTCATGAAAATTATTAAATTCAAGAAACAGGATGGCTCCCCGCAGCTGGCTGCAGTTAAAAACGAAACTCTCGTATATCCTCTGCCTTACGAGGATTTCCTGGAAGTGATCCAGGATTCTGAAAAGAAAGGAGCCTCATGCTTAGCCATCGTCGAGAAAGCCATCGGGAAAGTAGAGGCGCTGCCAGTGGCGGTGGAGGATCTAACCTTGCTTCTTCCTCTGGAGGCTGAAGAAGTATGGGCCTCTGGCGTTACATACTTGAAGAGTAAGAATGCGAGGAATTATGAAGCCTATGATGGGAAAGAAGAAGTGGCCGATTCTTATTATGACAAAGTGTACGATGCTGATCGCCCGGAAATTTTCCTCAAGTCTACGAGTAAAAGGACGATCGGGCCGGAACAGCCAGTTTATCTGCGCAATGATTCCAATTGGCAGATTCCTGAACCTGAGTTAGGCCTTGTCCTCAATAAATCAGGCAAGATCGTCGGTTATACAGTCGGTAATGATATGAGCAGCCGTGACATCGAAGGGGAGAACCCATTGTATTTGCCACAGGCGAAAATCTGGAAGCATTCCTGTTCTTTCGGTCCAGCCATCCGCTTGGCAGAAACAGTAGAGGATCCTTATGATTTGTTGATTACTTGTAAAATCATCAGAAATGGCACCGAAGTTTTCGAAGAGAGTGCCAGCACATCCCAGTTGAAGCGCACCTATGATGAGCTGATCGAATATTTAATGCGTGATAATGACGTATTCGACGGCACCGTGTTGTTTACAGGGACATGCATCATCCCCGGCAATGATTTCACATTGGCAGAAGGGGATGTCGTGGAGATCACCATCCCGGAAGTAGGAACATTGAGCAATCCCGTTGAGAAAACACCTGTTTCAAATACAGTGACTTCATCTTAAATCTACTTAGGAGGTATGAAAATGAGTGTAACGACAGAAACACAAAATTACTTGAACTATATCAATGGAAAGTGGAGTGAGTCTGAATCCAGTGAACAATTGAAAAGCACTAGCCCTGCCAATCCTGAAGAGGTTTTAGGACATGTCCAGGCTTCTACAAAACAGGATTTGGAAAGAGCGGTGGCCGCGGCTAAAGAAGGGCAGAAAAAATGGAAGAAACTTTCCGGAGCTGAACGAGGAAACCTTTTATTCAAAGTGGCCGATATTCTTGAGAATAATATCGAAGAGATTGCAGAGACAATGACAAGGGAAATGGGTAAAACCCTTCCTGAAGCGAAAGGTGAGACCAACCGTGGTGTGGCGATCCTGCGTTATTATGCCGGCGAAGGAATGAGAAAAGAAGGGGATGTCATCCCATCGACGGACAGCTCTGCCTTGATGTTCAGTAAACGGGTACCCCTTGGTGTGGTAGGAGTGATTACACCTTGGAACTTCCCTGTGGCGATTCCACTATGGAAAATGGTCCCGGCTTTAATTTACGGAAATACGGTTATTCTTAAACCGGCTACTGAAGCTTCCGTTACAGCTGCAAAAGTCATCGAGTGCTTTGATAAAGCCGGCCTGCCTGAAGGTGTAGTCAACTTTGTGACAGGTAAAGGCTCTGTCATCGGCCAAGGGTTGGCGGAACATAAAGATGTGACAGCTGTTACGTTTACAGGATCAAACGCTACCGGAAACCACATTGGTCAGACCGTTGCAGCAAGAGGCGGAAAATATCAATTGGAAATGGGCGGGAAAAACCCATTGATCGTAGCTGACGATTGTGACTTAGACTTGGCTGTCGACGCAGCGATCAGTGGCGGCTTGAAGTCGACCGGACAAAAATGTACGTGCAGCAGCCGGGTGATCGTCCAGGCAGGTGTCTATGATAAGTTTAAACAGAAACTGCTTGAGAAAGTCAGTGAAATCAATGTCGGCGATGGCCTTGAAGCTCAATCATGGATGGGGCCATGTGCGAATAAAGAGCAATATGAAACGGTTCAAAAATATATTGAGATCGGTCAAAAAGAAGGCGCAGCATTGGTCTACGGTGGTCATACCATTGATAACGGCACGAACGGCTACTACATTGAGCCGACCGTTTTCGATGAAGTGTCGACAACCATGAAGATTGCCCAAGAAGAAATCTTTGGTCCTGTTTTAGCCTTGATGAAGGTGGAGACGATCGAGGAAGCCATCGAGCTGGCGAACGATGTTGACTTCGGATTGAGCGCATCGATCTTTTCGAAAAATATTGATCACATCCTTTCGTTCATCGATGACATTGAAGCGGGCTTAGTAAGAATCAACTCCGAAACTGCCGGAGTGGAGCTGCAGGCACCATTCGGTGGTATGAAAGCTTCCAGTTCTTACTCAAGGGAGCAAGGAGAAGCGGCGAAGGAATTCTTCACGACTATGAAAACTGTATTTCTTAAAGGGTAAATAATAGAATGATAGAAAAAAAGCAAAGTCCAGTTCAAGCTGGCTTTGCTTTTTTTTATTGTCATCCAGTAGCCTTAGTCTGTTTCTTTGCTGGGAATGATAGCCTTTTAACTATACAGATGTGTCCTTAAGATATCCAAGCCTTAATGATTGGGTGACAAAAACTGACAACACTTTTTGTAAAAAGATTAAAAATACTTAGTTTATTCACTGTACAAACAAAGTCAGTGCTGATACAATATTCATTATGAAAGCGATTACTGAAAATGAGAGGAGGAAGGAGTAGTCTTGTCTTCTACTCTGTTCGAGAATGAAAAAGAATAAGACCATTTACATTGTATTGATCACGTTAGTCGCTACATTAGGCGGTTTATTATTCGGTTATGATACTGCGGTCATTTCTGGTGCCGAAGGATCGTTGCAGAATTACTTTGCTGATAACTTGAACTTAAGCTCCCTTGTCCACGGATTGACTGTTTCAAGCGCATTGATCGGGTGTATCATCGGAGGGTTATTATCCGGATATTTTGCAACTCGGTTCGGACGTAAACGTACATTAATCTTAGCTGCTGTGCTATTTTTGTTTTCAGCATTAGGATCTGCTTATCCTGAACTCCTTTTCTTCACAGCTGGGGAACCTAGTTATGCACTTCTCTTATTATTTAATGTTTATAGAATCATTGGAGGGATCGGTGTTGGTTTGGCATCTGCCGTTTCCCCGATGTACATTGGCGAGATTGCTCCCTCTCATATTCGGGGCCGTCTAGTTTCTTTAAACCAATTTGCGATTATTTTCGGTATGCTTGTCGTATACTTTGTGAACTGGGGAATTGCGAAAGGGCAGACGACAGAGTGGGTCAATGAGATTGGCTGGAGGTTGATGTTCGCTTCCGA
Coding sequences within:
- a CDS encoding glycoside hydrolase family 43 protein, with protein sequence MLTITNPVLPGYHPDPSMLRVGEDYYIATSTFEWFPGVQIYHSRDMVNWKLQTYPLTRSSQLDMTGNIDSGGVWAPCLSYDDGLFYLIYTDVKSRAGAFKDTHNYLMTAEDINGPWSEPVYLNSSGFDPSLYHEEDGSKWLVNMIWDHRKGTNSFAGIALQEYSVEEKRLVGPVENIFKGTELGLTEAPHIYKRKGYYYLMTAEGGTGYNHAVTVARSENLSGPYEVDPHNPILTSSEGDVLQKSGHASLVETQTGEWYIAHLCARPVKEQKCMLGRETALQKCYWSEDGWLRVEGGPQPQTEIKAPGLTPAPVPGEDPHDDFTDSSLNLHWNSLRIPFSEDWLSLTERPDHLRLKGQESMSSLHRQSLVARRLESLDVEVETSLDFQPEHFQQMAGLIFYYDTSDYIYLRTTHDENAGKVLGVIQSKHGQYDELLNEEIPLPDQSHYYLKARMNGEWLTFFYSLDGRTWATLISEIDASHLSDDDANLIRFTGTFVGMCAQDLSGTKKPADFDYFTYKKIPETAQKAAMAENTSRNT
- a CDS encoding IclR family transcriptional regulator, which translates into the protein MPIIQSVDRAFKILDLFDELNPELKISEISTKLSLNKSTVHSLLKTLKEHDYVKQDADTGKYSLGMKIVERSNFLMNSMDVRSIAKPSLVELSMDTSLAVHLVILDGQSGVYIDKVDSPTAIIGYSRVGRRVPVHSSAVGKVLLAYQQEEARNEILKDYHYKKQTDKTITNDEDFQSELTKVLANGYAIDDEENEPGITCLAIPLYDHSGKVMAAVSISAPSTRFAGDQIHPIIYRLKQTGAAISKKLGYTSTLSHA
- a CDS encoding fumarylacetoacetate hydrolase family protein, which translates into the protein MKIIKFKKQDGSPQLAAVKNETLVYPLPYEDFLEVIQDSEKKGASCLAIVEKAIGKVEALPVAVEDLTLLLPLEAEEVWASGVTYLKSKNARNYEAYDGKEEVADSYYDKVYDADRPEIFLKSTSKRTIGPEQPVYLRNDSNWQIPEPELGLVLNKSGKIVGYTVGNDMSSRDIEGENPLYLPQAKIWKHSCSFGPAIRLAETVEDPYDLLITCKIIRNGTEVFEESASTSQLKRTYDELIEYLMRDNDVFDGTVLFTGTCIIPGNDFTLAEGDVVEITIPEVGTLSNPVEKTPVSNTVTSS
- the gucD gene encoding alpha-ketoglutaric semialdehyde dehydrogenase GucD gives rise to the protein MSVTTETQNYLNYINGKWSESESSEQLKSTSPANPEEVLGHVQASTKQDLERAVAAAKEGQKKWKKLSGAERGNLLFKVADILENNIEEIAETMTREMGKTLPEAKGETNRGVAILRYYAGEGMRKEGDVIPSTDSSALMFSKRVPLGVVGVITPWNFPVAIPLWKMVPALIYGNTVILKPATEASVTAAKVIECFDKAGLPEGVVNFVTGKGSVIGQGLAEHKDVTAVTFTGSNATGNHIGQTVAARGGKYQLEMGGKNPLIVADDCDLDLAVDAAISGGLKSTGQKCTCSSRVIVQAGVYDKFKQKLLEKVSEINVGDGLEAQSWMGPCANKEQYETVQKYIEIGQKEGAALVYGGHTIDNGTNGYYIEPTVFDEVSTTMKIAQEEIFGPVLALMKVETIEEAIELANDVDFGLSASIFSKNIDHILSFIDDIEAGLVRINSETAGVELQAPFGGMKASSSYSREQGEAAKEFFTTMKTVFLKG